Proteins from a genomic interval of Anas platyrhynchos isolate ZD024472 breed Pekin duck chromosome 4, IASCAAS_PekinDuck_T2T, whole genome shotgun sequence:
- the SLC25A4 gene encoding ADP/ATP translocase 1, translated as MGDQALSFLKDFLAGGVAAAISKTAVAPIERVKLLLQVQHASKQITAEKQYKGIIDCIVRIPKEQGIISFWRGNLANVIRYFPTQALNFAFKDKYKQIFLGGVDRHKQFWRYFAGNLASGGAAGATSLCFVYPLDFARTRLAADVGKGASEREFTGLGDCIVKIFKSDGLKGLYQGFSVSVQGIIIYRAAYFGVYDTAKGMLPDPKNVHIVVSWMIAQTVTAVAGLVSYPFDTVRRRMMMQSGRKGADIMYKGTIDCWKKIAKDEGSKAFFKGAWSNVLRGMGGAFVLVLYDEIKKYV; from the exons ATGGGTGACCAAGCGCTCAGCTTCCTCAAGGACTTCCTGGCCGGGGGGGTCGCTGCCGCCATCTCCAAGACGGCCGTCGCCCCCATCGAGCgggtgaagctgctgctgcag GTCCAGCACGCCAGCAAACAGATCACGGCGGAGAAGCAGTACAAGGGCATCATCGACTGCATCGTCCGCATCCCCAAGGAGCAAGGCATCATCTCCTTCTGGAGGGGCAACCTGGCCAACGTCATCCGCTACTTCCCCACCCAGGCCCTCAACTTCGCCTTCAAGGACAAGTACAAGCAGATCTTCCTGGGGGGAGTGGACAGGCACAAGCAGTTCTGGCGCTACTTCGCCGGGAACCTGGCGTCCGGGGGCGCCGCGGGTGCCACCTCCCTCTGCTTCGTCTACCCGCTGGATTTCGCCCGGACCCGGCTGGCGGCTGATGTGGGCAAAGGAGCGAGCGAGAGGGAGTTCACGGGGCTGGGCGACTGCATCGTCAAGATCTTCAAGTCCGACGGCTTGAAGGGCCTGTACCAAGGATTCAGTGTGTCTGTCCAGGGCATCATCATCTACAGAGCAGCCTATTTTGGGGTTTATGACACGGCCAAGG GTATGTTGCCTGACCCAAAGAACGTGCATATCGTAGTGAGCTGGATGATTGCCCAGACTGTCACGGCAGTAGCAGGGCTGGTTTCATACCCTTTTGATACCGTGCGACGTAGGATGATGATGCAGTCTGGCCGAAAGGGAG CTGATATTATGTACAAGGGCACAATTGATTGTTGGAAGAAGATAGCTAAAGATGAAGGTTCGAAAGCGTTCTTCAAAGGTGCCTGGTCGAATGTGTTGAGAGGCATGGGCGGAGCTTTTGTATTAGTACTTTATGATGAAATCAAGAAGTATGTCTAA